In Pyrus communis chromosome 11, drPyrComm1.1, whole genome shotgun sequence, the sequence ATTCGAACGTTATTTTACTTTAGCCCTCAGTGTGGCTTAAATAATCTGAAAATAGAGACTATAAAACAAGCTGTAGCTGATCCAGTTAACTTACTTCTTAGAGTTAAATGCAAGAGAAGCTTTTGCCAGACGTTTCTTCTCAGCAACAGTAGTGTTCACACTGCCAGTAGTAGGACTGGTGTCCATCTGCGTGAAAAAGGATATATCGAAGCATTAGAtgctttaaaaataacaaaatgatGTGACATTTCCAACCAAAGTAACTATTAAGTCTAAGAAAATtggattttaaaataattaaataaaccaTGTTCAACATAAAATGATTTACTTGAACTACTGAATACAGCAGGAGGGCCATAAATTAGCACATTTCATTTTACTAAAGATACGGCTACCCGTACTTCCAAACAAGTTAAGATTCTACTAGGATAGCATCAATAAGTTAGTAGTTTCATTAAGCAACTTATTCATTAGGAGAATCTGATGGCACATCAAAAAAAAGTTCCCAGATAGgcctaaaaaaaaccaaacaaaaaggaacaacaacaacaacaaggcGAAAAATAAATTAGCATGTCAAAGAGCCATAAGGGACTCACCATAAATGAAAGAAGCCCCGTGAGTATGCTGCATATTTAAAGAATGGATGTTAGTGAAATTACAACTTACCACAAGTATTATATACGTAATTGCGAATTGCTAACAAAGAGAAAGCGTACAAAAACATGTaacataacaaaacaagtttCTAATAAACCCAGATGTGTCTAACCTTGACACGGACCACATTGGATTCCAACTTTCAGGATGAACTGCGAATGTACCACATGAAGTCCATTactaaaaatacataaaaaatactCTCTTCTAAAAGAACCACACAAAACTTACAATCACTCATAGataaacaaattttcttttgagtCATGAATCTTCCATTTGGGGTAGTCATGCTGCAGACAGCAAGGAAAGCATAAGACGCAATTAGAATCAACAATATAAACTTATAAAGTAAACAGGACGAAATATGTCATAAATATTCACAAATAACATTTCAGGAGAAGTTTGGCATCCAAAAAGTAGATACCTGATTCCAGGCGGTTTAAATGGGTACTCTGGAGGAAACTTGATCTTTCCATAGTAATATCCACCTACAATGAgtagagaaaattaaaaaaatacgcAAGCATTGAtatcataaattatttatgcTAAGAACCCAAAACAACATATCAAAATACAATGGCAGTGGGGAGTTCAAGACAAACCTGCAAAAGGTGTTCCTTCACTTCCCTCCAAAACGTAGTCTGAAGCATAAAAAATAAGCAATAAGCATTAAAATCCTGAACTAAAAAGAAACAAGTTACACTATCATATAGATACCCTACCAACGCAGGTAGAAATACTATAGACGCAAAGGATTATGGAAAGGAGTTAATTAGACAGCAAACAGGCTTTCCATGTTTCACTTAGCATTCTGCACTTCCGGAAATTAAAACACGACCATGAGTATGGTGGCACATTAACCTCTCATGGCAGTAGTCACTCATGAACTTGACATAAccaataaaaagataaaataccCAAAAGTATGAAAACTGTGTAAATAAACTTACGCCATTCAAGAATATCATTTGGGTGAGGACGAGCCACGATATGAGAAACTGGTTCCTACACATccgaaaataaaacttttaaCACCACCCAGAGTAAGATAACAAAGTTCCAAGATAGCAAAAAGGATACATCATT encodes:
- the LOC137707639 gene encoding ubiquitin-conjugating enzyme E2 34-like, whose protein sequence is MAEKSCIKRLQKEYRALCKEPVSHIVARPHPNDILEWHYVLEGSEGTPFAGGYYYGKIKFPPEYPFKPPGISMTTPNGRFMTQKKICLSMSDFHPESWNPMWSVSSILTGLLSFMMDTSPTTGSVNTTVAEKKRLAKASLAFNSKNVTFQKIFPEYVEKYNQQQQLTTEQVSSDPSQENLRPLLKKVDDSTGGMKRVDALKEVGNKKRQSVPTWMMVLLISVFGVVMALPLLQL